Genomic DNA from Paenibacillus borealis:
ATCCGCTGGATGCTGGAACGGGTTCATCGGAAGCTGAAGGAGCTCAAGATTCACTGGAAGAAGACAAGCCGGACCCCAGATCCTGTGCTGATCAAAAGGCTGGATACGATGCTGACGCAAATCGAGCGCGTGCTTAAAGTGGATTTCCTGCGTGAGGCCGGAGTGCTGAAGCAGATGTCTGTTACGCTGGTACTGCAGATGGCGCCGGGATACCGTGAGGTCTACCGCTGTTATCTCATGCTGCTCAAAGGCTTGTCGATCCAGACTGACCTGTTCCGCCTGTCCATGAAGGATGTCGCGCAGCTCTATGAATATTGGTGCTTCCTGAAGCTGAATCAGCTGCTGGGGCAGAAGTATAAGCTGGTGAAGCAGGATGTGATTAGGGTGAACCGGAACGGGATTTTTGTGACGCTGGACCGCTCGCAGAGCGCGAAGATGGTCTATGAGAACCCGGTGAACGGGGAGCAATTCATCCTCTTTTATAATGCGATTCCTGATTCGGATAAGACCCCGACACTGAGCCAGCGTCCGGATAATGTACTCACCTTGAAGAAGAAGGATGCGGGTCAGATCAAGGAGTACAAGTATGTTTTCGACGCTAAATACCGCTTGAATCCTGCTTATGAAGATACGCCTTACCAAAGGAAGTATAGACAACCTGGGCCGGAAGAGGACGACATCAATACGATGCACCGTTACCGGGACGCAATTGTGTATCAGGAGAAGGGCTCCGGGGAATATGAGCGAAGCATGTTTGGGGCGTATGTGCTATTTCCGTATCCGGATGAGGAGCGGTATAAGAGCCACCATTTCTACCAAAGCATTGAGCTGCTGAACATTGGCGCCTTGCCGTTCCTGCCGAATTCCACAAGTCTGGTGGAGCAATTCTTAGCTGAAATTATTCAGGATAGTCCGGAAAAAGCTTATGAACGCTCAACTCGTCCGCGCGGTACGAAGGAATATTACGTCAATCAGCTTGCGGGCAAAAATGTGCTGGTCGGCTCTGTCCGGGGGCCGGAGCAGGTGACGGTGGCGGTGCGGAAGGCTTTTTATCATATGCCGCTTAAGAATCTTGTCAGCCAGAAGCTCCTAACCCAGATCGAATACATTGCCATGTGCCAATCCCGAAAGAAGTTCATTGATCCCGCCAAAACAGGCATTCACTGGGTAGGGAAGGTAGCCGATTGGAAGGTGCTGCGGCGTAAGGAGATTAAGGAAGTCCCTTGTCGGCCGGGTACCGAGGAGGAGCTGTATGTACGCTTCACGGTGGAGGAATGGAAGAGCTTAGCCGTTCCTATTACGCTAGGGGGCCAAGGGATCTACACAGTGCTCTATACTAGCAAGTACATTCTGGACCGGGCCCTGGAGCTTGCCGAGCTCCGTCTGGAAACGGAGGATGCGCTGCGCGAATGGCGCGAGAAGCGCCGCAAGGGTAAAGTTAAGGTGAAGCTGGATCATGAGGAGTATGTGGATTTGGGTAGGGTTGTGGAGGTTCGGAATATATAGGGGAGTAAAGGATGCGTAATAGTAAGTGAAATAGAAAACGCAGCGGTACAGAGTTTATCTGTATCGCTTTTTTTGGTGTACAACGATGAAGATTTAGTGAGATCTATTACAAATATTCCTATTCTAGGTATACTTAATGGCAGAGCTCTTAGGGAGCAGCCTTGTTTACAAAGCTGGATTACTGTGTGTTCTAAAGCGAACTAGCTTTTTACGATGGAGATCAAATATATATTTCAGGAGTCTGATATGAACAGAGAAGCAGAAAGTGTTACAAAGTATTTCAGAAGTGCTGTGGCAGCCCAGGCAAATACAGGCTTGGATTTTAAAAACGATACCTTTTTTATTATTGAGCCCTCTCAATTGTTGGAGGGAAGAATTCATAGTGAGGTGTGCGAGAAGGTCTTTGTTGAAGCTAATAAGGATTCCAATGATGAGGGTTACAAGCCTAAAAAAACGTCTATTAACGTTATTGCTTGTATTAAAACAGTAAAGACAATATATGAAGCAAGTGCCAAAAAACAAGATGATATTGACGAGTTGACAGGACT
This window encodes:
- a CDS encoding restriction endonuclease-like protein, with product MDSPHTGSLNQAVELLRIETELFTLYVQGRPYHPTVETLQLHRSPEQEWVNAQLGITCAQRLGKVQIKVFSPEAYGLIDWQPGESSFPCFYETQPYELVIQNKTAAKLTFYHENVLLRQAVKPLGDSILAGVLNFGNEVGLTEWEIRSEGQTVLRVEMEIYPSKMDYKLDYQNLLNEVNEQIYNLAFDFLRRTYQLTGLRETQHQSLTEFFTILQHVFGQLLDAVERINKNPNVALLQDRRLVDANRVKKAGRENIRELAKHPERLREDPNHGFITIGNRSYAATHLIETRKRLAYDTNENRFIRWMLERVHRKLKELKIHWKKTSRTPDPVLIKRLDTMLTQIERVLKVDFLREAGVLKQMSVTLVLQMAPGYREVYRCYLMLLKGLSIQTDLFRLSMKDVAQLYEYWCFLKLNQLLGQKYKLVKQDVIRVNRNGIFVTLDRSQSAKMVYENPVNGEQFILFYNAIPDSDKTPTLSQRPDNVLTLKKKDAGQIKEYKYVFDAKYRLNPAYEDTPYQRKYRQPGPEEDDINTMHRYRDAIVYQEKGSGEYERSMFGAYVLFPYPDEERYKSHHFYQSIELLNIGALPFLPNSTSLVEQFLAEIIQDSPEKAYERSTRPRGTKEYYVNQLAGKNVLVGSVRGPEQVTVAVRKAFYHMPLKNLVSQKLLTQIEYIAMCQSRKKFIDPAKTGIHWVGKVADWKVLRRKEIKEVPCRPGTEEELYVRFTVEEWKSLAVPITLGGQGIYTVLYTSKYILDRALELAELRLETEDALREWREKRRKGKVKVKLDHEEYVDLGRVVEVRNI